A segment of the Calonectris borealis chromosome 2, bCalBor7.hap1.2, whole genome shotgun sequence genome:
AATATAATGCAAAGGTCGAATGACACATAACTCATACACCAGATGCGAGACTTAAACATTCCCACTTTTCTCAGCAATAAATCTGGTCCGAGAATCAGCCTGatcaacagcctttttttttggtctggatTTTTAAGATCTACTAGATGTACTCTCTGACATTAAAACATAAGCAAGTGGACATAAAATGAAAAGCGTATAAAAGTATATCACAATGGAATTCTCAGTATTAGGCCACATGATTTATTCAGTAGTGTTTATGTTCCCAAATTACAATTACGTCTATCCATGTAAGACTACAAAAGTTACCATTAGAATTGTCTGTGCTTATAAAATaccaacattttcttttactgttataTACTCATTAACACCAGTCTGCGACAAGTTACATATAATCATAGGCACTTCAAAGGCTTTAAAAGACGTTTACaacttaaatgcatttttaaagaacaaaaatttaaaCCCCTACTTGTACCTTCAAATTGCAAATAATTAACAAATACAGTGGCCATAGAAATCTGCAGCAACTTCTCAAAATACTGTTAGAGTCTTTGGGTTTGCTTAGGTTTGTCAGTAGCTTACTCCAAATCTTCCTTACAGGAGATTTGTTTAGTAAGAATACGACTATACAGTTTGTAGTAATAATCCAATTTTACACATTAATTTGCTGTTACAAATCTCACTGAAGCTACAGGTATGCTGAGAAACAATGCAAAGTGTAAAATTGATATTCTGACACTTAAATTTATACAAAGTGGAGGTTAAAGTTTACATagctgaaaaattacatttacacTAAAAGTTACTGTTATCTGAATTATCTGAAGACAAATTGCACCATGACAACtacaaaaaggcatttttttgaaacagataaattaatgaaataaaaactaaCTTGTAAGATCAATCTGAGACATGCCGACAAAAATTAAACAACTTTCATTGAACCATAGGATAAAACAAtcgttttcattattttatacttatgcataaagttttaaaaatgatTCAGTGAACATCAATGGTTTTATAAAATAATGCTTTGCCACTGTTATTCACAGAACACTGCAAATGTTaagttttaattttacatttttaaaggaatacatGAAAAGTTTTAAATACAATGGGATTTTATCATAAAGGTGCCGTAATGGctctttaatggaaaaaaaaaaaaaaaagatcttcattATTCTATgcaaaagctttatttaaaaaagttcAGTGATCTCATAAATAGAGACACTAAATAGGAATTTTATGCATAAAACTCCTTAGTAGGTGCCTTTTGATAGGCAGCACAGGATGGTTTACGTTCACCAAGGTCGTAACTGCCTTCATCCTTCTTTCTCATGCGATATACCAGCAGCAGGATAAGGAAGATTGCGAAAAGAAAACCGATAACTCCGCCAGCAATAACAGCTGTAATCAAAGAAACAGAGATTCACAATATGCCGGAAAAACAAGTTTAGCActatgtttctttttcatctcacACAATGAGTTTGCCATTACTTTCAAATTACAGAAAAGGGCTCCCATTATGCAACTGTCTTATTATTAGTATCCTGAAATATATTCTCAGAAAGCTTGTTTATGTTTATGAAGGCAATCATTTAAAAGGACATTCCACCTACAAGTTACTAAAAATTTTCCAAAACCTCAATTAAGAAAGCCACTCATACTGCCAGAGCATAAAGTTGTCTTCATTTATAATAATAAGATTTAAGTTTCTTTCAAACTCATTTTTCAACAGTTAACATTTTCAGCCTTAAAAGAACTCCTTTGTTACACCAGCTAAGAAAtggattttcccttttctccatcaGTTTTCAGTCTGACTCTAGACTGAAATGAATTTCCTATTGATGAGCAATAGGAGAGAACACTTCATGGAGCTGTAGGAACAGAGGCATTACATTCATTATGCACTTGTGAGTGCGTATAAAGTATCAACTCCAACTAGACTTCAAGAGCAAACTGGTGTGGATATTAAGGCTATTTCACGTTTTGGTGCTCAGAGGAAGATGTGGTCCAAAACTGTGTGACCTTCATGGCTCCCAACAGCCCCTCTGAGGACACGGGGGAAAAGTGTACCTGTAAACACTGTTCTTATGCCAAAAACACCTCACATGTAGGAAAGCCACATGAAAACATTGGTGGCCAGCCTGTGCCTCCCTGGGTTATGCATGGAAACAGACCCTCTGTATCCTAAGGACAGCGCTCACCCATCTCTCTCCATCCACCCACCCCGCCCTGCTGTGAGCTCCTCCCTGGCAGCGTCCATCTGCACCAGACGGACCAGACGGCGATGTGCTCTCGGGAGTGTGGGTGAGAAATACATTTCTGCACCGCAAGCATCAATGCAAATTGCAACTCCCTTTCCGAGCTGTGGAAGCTCCAGATATTCAGCAGGCAGTATTCAACTTGTGAGCGTCAAATCAATTAGCAAGACTTCACTATTAAATAACTCCAGAAGATGCCCGTCTCATTTTCATCAAATCAACCACTGGCTACCCCCATGAATGTGTTTAAGAATCTATCAAGAAAACACAAATGTTGAGTTTGCATTATTTGATATAGatcctctctgttttctgtggtACTTCTGGCAAGATGGACCTTGGCAAACAACGCCTCACCTGCCAGAACTTCTGTTCTCTGGAAGAGGTTTTCTGAATGCTTCTCGGTGAACACGTCAGTGTCGTCCCCTGGCTCATCACTCTTTTTCTTGGCATCCGTCTCGGGCCTTTCCTCTTTATCGATTTCTTCAGGTGACTGTGgtacaaaaaggaaaacagagcatcGCTTACAGACAGGGTGCACCGCAAGTCGGCACAGTCACTGCCCGTCACGGGCAGCCACGAAGCTGTGGCTCCACGCGCGTACTCCACAATACCCACAAACACAACACATGGGAAGCTTTTTGACCGCAGAAGGCTGTGCTAGACATTGTAACTGGATCTATTCGTCATGATGTCGGAATGAAAAACACCATCCGTAAGTTTAAAACCcccaaaaatatatttagcaaaCAGTTGTTAAATATTGTCTGTGTTTATCAGAATAACGGCCTCTAAATGAAATAACAGTTCTGAAATTAACACATAAGGTATGTTATATTCAGAACACTTTTGAGGTAACTTGGGCAATATTACCTATGGTGAGagaaggaaatactgaaatactaaaTGGAACCTGGCAAGTGTTCAAACTACAGCCAAACCACACAACATTTTCCTTTGAGAAGGGAAGTTTCATGTAGAATTTTTGAATAACTCTTTGAGACATGTAAAAAAGGTACAGCTCGGCCTCAAAGGTATCATGAGAAAGTGTCTTGTGTATCATGAGATACTCTTTTTTGcatctctcctttctttcatGTGAAATCCAGATGTGCCTACGCAGACCTTCTAGTAGGAATGAAACTGAGCAGCTCTGTATTCATTTAACAGGCTGCAGTAGCATTAAGTAAAGTTTGTGGGGGCTTTTTAATCCATATAAATCAAACAAAGTTAACATCAAGCCATCAGTGGGGTACAGCGGAACCATTTTAAATGGTGTTGCTCTCCAGCCACGCACCTTTGTTTGTGCAGGCACCTTGGTCTGCATTTTCACCGTGGTGGTCTCAGCCCTAGATGCATCACTAGTTGTCGGTAACTTTGGAAGCGTTCTGGATGTTGCTGTCACCGCACTATCCTCATCTTCTTCAGCACCTGGAGAcaaaaaaggcaacattttcaTTGACCTGTGAAATACTTCCAGAccaattacattttttattataagCGGTGCTTGCA
Coding sequences within it:
- the SDC2 gene encoding syndecan-2 translates to MRGVWLALTFSFVACASGQPRADLTSDKDLYLDNSSVEEASGVYPIDDDDYSSGSGSGAEEDEDSAVTATSRTLPKLPTTSDASRAETTTVKMQTKVPAQTKSPEEIDKEERPETDAKKKSDEPGDDTDVFTEKHSENLFQRTEVLAAVIAGGVIGFLFAIFLILLLVYRMRKKDEGSYDLGERKPSCAAYQKAPTKEFYA